The genomic stretch GCTGCCTTTCCTCAACCGCTATGTCTACATGTTCCTTGCGCCCCTCTTGATCCCCATCTTAACCCCACTGGTGGCTCTTGGTGAGTACTGACACGGCCTGGGTCTCGGTGTTACCCCGTGGAAGCTGCTAGGGGAGGAAGCTAAACAGCCAGGCAGGGTGGAAAGATCCCGGGAGCGGGCCCAGGTCTGCTGGGCCACATTTACTGATATCACGGGAGCAGTACTAAGAGTAGGAGGAATGGGGCTGTGGGACAGGCCTCGACCTTGGGGCAGCCCTTGACCTTGATGAGGTTGCCTCAGGTTGATTTCCTCATCCTTGCCTTGGCACACACTTTTCAGAGGGGTAAGATGGATGCATTGGCTAGTTCAGGCCACTCTGTGTAGCTTAGCACCCTTAGCTACTAGGGAGCTAATGTAGGATCAATCCCGTCCTAGGGGTCTTAGGTCCTTTATTTCTCCATCAAATGGAGAATGATGAGGCAGGAAAAACGGGAGCAGAggcaaagtttatttgaaagggGGAGTAAGGTACCAGGGACACTGAGGAAAGCCTCTTAGCTACTTGTGGGTTGGTACAAGCCCCCATCTAGGACTCCCGGCTGCCTGTATGAGGTCTTGTCCACCTGCTTCCTggcgaagaggaggaggaggaggaggaagaggggacagACTTCTCAGCATGAGAGAGAAGTGGCACCCGGAAATCAGTAGCCCCTTGGAATGCTTGTGGGGTGTCCCATTTATATTTATTCCTTTTGGCTGTTCTAGCATCTGGTTGGGTCCCTTCCCACCTTGTCCCAGGGCGGAGACGCCATGTGGATCTGCTGTAGGGCTGTCAGGGGCTTGGCTTCCATCAGGGCTTAGCTCAGTGCCCCCAGAGTCTTCAGGAAGAAGAAGGGGTATTATGTCCACCAAGGCACCGTCTCTCCCCATCTgcccagtctttccattttttgCCTCTCCCTCCTGATGGCTGCAGCCAGGGCCCAGCCCTCACTGTCTACGTCTTATTCCTCTGGCAGAGCGGCTAAGCAAAATGGAACTGCGGCTGGCCCTGAGGTCGCTAGGCCTGATTTCCCTGGGCCTTTATTCTCAGTACTGGCTGTTCCTGAACGTGTCAGGCTTCACAAGCCGCAGCTCCGCCCTGGCCTGCATGCTGCTCACCAGATCACTGCTGGCCCACCCGTACCTGCACGTCAACATCTTCCAGGTGAGTcctgccccagccctgcaggGTCACTGACCACAGGCTGACGGAGGCCATGGGTCACAGCTGCCCTTCGTGGCCACCTGCTCACTCAACCGCTTATCTCAGAGGCTTGAGACTtctggggagggctgggtgtcTCCTCACAGTGGTAGCAGGCCTCGATCCTGGCCTGGGCGCCCatggggaaggaagtgggggTGCCACCAATGCCACGATGCAGGCAGAGGAAAGGAGCTaggcggggagggaggacctCCCGGGAGGCTGGGGGCCCAGCATTCAGTTCGGGTGCCATTTCCGCAGGAAAGCCTCCCTGCTCCCCAGTTGGAGGAGGCCCCGCGTTAGAGCTCCTCGCACACCAGAGCCGCCGATGGCCACCTTCAGCCCATAGTTGTTCCCTTCTGGCTGGTGTGGCGCTTGAGTTCCTCAGTCTAGCGACAAAGCCTAGCAGAGAAGGAGTTACCCGTGTACACGTGTTGAGTTGAGCACAAGGAGACGTGCGAACCTGATCTTGAAGCAAGAGAGTAGGGTTTTGACCAGCGAAGGGTGCAGGAGGCAAAGGCCACGAGAACAAGTGCTGGGCAATCCGGGTATTCTGAGCATAGGCCTCAGAGGCGTGCCTCAACTCCAGGCCACGCCCTTGGTTGTCCAGATGCGGGGAGAGAGGCCTGGAGGTGGGCAAGACTCAGCTCAGGGCACAGGCTGGCTTAGCACCggagccccagcccctcctcGCTCTACCAGGCCCGGGACAGGTTAGGGGCGGGCTCAGGGCTGTCTTGGCCTGATCCACGCGTATGTCCCAGCACCTCGGGCTGCCCATGTTCGCCCCGGACAAGAAGCCCAGCCGGATTTACATGATGAGCCTGGGTGTCCTCAACCTGCCCCGGCTGCCGGTGCTGGACTGGGCGTTCGGACACTCGCTCATCAGCTGCCACGTGGAGCACCACCTGTTCCCCCGGCTCTCGGACAACATGTGCCTCAAGGTAGCCGAGGGCGGGGCGAGGAATGGGGTGAGCGGTGTGTCTGAGGGTGGACCTCGGGATCCCCGAAGCCCACTTGAACCTCAAGTCCCTCCCGTATTGGCCTGGTCCCAGAAAGGGCAGCCTGGAGTCCAGTTCACCATGAACTTCAGAACAGAGCTGACTGGCAGTGTGATTCTGGCCAGTTCACTGCACCTCAGCCTCTGGGTGTGCTAGGCGGGAGGGTGCAGTGCCTACCTCGAGGGGCGTTGAGGGTGACATGAAGCAGCAGGTCTGAAGCTGGGCGTTGGtgcctcaggcctgtcatcctagcaactcaggcggctgagatctgaggatcaaggttcagagccagcacaggcaggaaagtccgtgagactttgatctcctagtaaccagcaaaaagaagctggaagcagaggtgtggctcgagtgtagaacaccagccttgagtgaagaaactgaggaacagtacttaggccctgagttcatgctccagtactggagtgtacatgtgcacacacgaacataggaaaggaaggaaggaaggaggata from Perognathus longimembris pacificus isolate PPM17 unplaced genomic scaffold, ASM2315922v1 HiC_scaffold_4714, whole genome shotgun sequence encodes the following:
- the Fads6 gene encoding fatty acid desaturase 6 gives rise to the protein ELFFWQWESRKAYAAPLQRVCTAFPAEDGKYNHVKLHHGYTNVVGLGDSSTWKLPFLNRYVYMFLAPLLIPILTPLVALERLSKMELRLALRSLGLISLGLYSQYWLFLNVSGFTSRSSALACMLLTRSLLAHPYLHVNIFQHLGLPMFAPDKKPSRIYMMSLGVLNLPRLPVLDWAFGHSLISCHVEHHLFPRLSDNMCLKVKPLVSQFLREKQLPYNEDSYLARLRLFLSHYEEFMVHAPPITELVGMQ